A genomic stretch from Neodiprion fabricii isolate iyNeoFabr1 chromosome 3, iyNeoFabr1.1, whole genome shotgun sequence includes:
- the LOC124177388 gene encoding vitamin K-dependent protein C-like, which produces MALRIVFSVTLFMTVMVVKFVLSAENDLDISSAIDGSNFDGQKMGSNWFQAAIFRSTLGANILSCGGTLLTDRWIVTGASCLWRSRIEDLTIRLGEFDLENEEEPLKAEEYKVEKIEINPEYEEIEFRNDIALLKLDRIVKFDKHIIPVCLPSEDLSLVNRTATVTGWGFINEDSRNSRTTVLRQVDIEVFSNERCNEWFSEVGLNRLISESELCAGRVEGGKDACTGDSGGPLTTLINGRKILIGIVTWGKGCGRRHSPGVYAKINHFVPWMKNVMKN; this is translated from the exons ATGGCTCTGAGAATTGTATTTAGCGTGACGCTATTTATGACGGTTATGGTGGTAAAGTTCGTTCTGTCCGCGGAAAACGATCTCGATATTTCGTCCGCAATTG ACGGGTCAAACTTTGACGGGCAAAAAATGGGATCGAATTGGTTTCAGGCAGCGATATTTAGATCGACTCTCGGAGCGAATATTCTGTCCTGCGGTGGAACGCTTTTGACGGACAGATGGATCGTCACTGGGGCGAGCTGTTTGTGGAGGT CTCGAATCGAGGATCTAACTATTCGCCTGGGAGAGTTCGATTTGGAAAACGAAGAAGAGCCGCTCAAAGCCGAGGAGTACAAAGTCGAGAAAATAGAG ATAAACCCAGAATACGAAGAGATAGAATTTCGAAACGACATTGCTCTGCTGAAACTTGACCGCATCGTTAAGTTCGACAAGCACATAATTCCCGTTTGCCTTCCGAGCGAGGATTTAAGTCTGGTTAATCGAACAGCGACAGTCACTGGCTGGGGATTTATAAACGAAGACTCTCGAAATTCCCGTACCACCGTTTTGCGCCAAGTCGATATCGAg GTATTTTCCAACGAGCGATGCAACGAGTGGTTTTCCGAAGTTGGACTCAACCGACTGATTTCTGAATCAGAATTATGCGCCGGTCGCGTAGAAGGAGGCAAAGATGCTTGCACG GGAGACTCGGGCGGTCCTTTAACCACGTTAAtaaacggaagaaaaatccTTATCGGCATCGTGACGTGGGGAAAAGGTTGCGGTCGAAGACACTCGCCAGGTGTTTACGCGAAGATAAATCATTTCGTACCGTGGATGAAgaacgtgatgaaaaattaa